One genomic window of Polaromonas sp. SP1 includes the following:
- a CDS encoding bile acid:sodium symporter family protein, translating to MSGSPVVAQLLIVALALVMLGLGLTLKVEDFTRLLKYPKAVVVALVLQVIVLPVACYAIIVALNVPPVFAVGLMLLAASPGGISANLFSHLFGGNVAMNISLTAINTLLSIVTMPVIANWAINTFAKTGQVVPLQFGKVVEVIVIVLVPVAIGMWLRTVRPGWASRSENPTKIFSIIVLVVVAVGAVVKEWAALSGGFAAIGPAVLAFNLVSLLAGYYVARATGLDKPISTAISYEIGIHNATLAIFIALAVLNNFQLALPAAIYSFSMYVTATLFGLLVLKRKPAPAVANA from the coding sequence ATGAGCGGCTCCCCTGTTGTTGCACAACTGCTGATCGTCGCGCTCGCGCTGGTGATGCTGGGCCTGGGCCTGACGCTCAAGGTCGAGGATTTCACCCGCCTGCTCAAGTACCCCAAGGCCGTGGTGGTGGCGCTGGTGCTGCAGGTCATCGTGCTGCCCGTGGCCTGCTACGCCATCATCGTGGCGCTCAATGTGCCACCGGTGTTTGCGGTGGGGCTGATGCTGCTGGCCGCCTCGCCCGGCGGCATCTCGGCCAACCTGTTCAGCCACCTCTTCGGCGGCAACGTGGCGATGAACATTTCGCTCACCGCCATCAACACCCTGCTGTCCATCGTCACCATGCCGGTGATCGCCAACTGGGCCATCAACACTTTTGCCAAAACCGGCCAGGTCGTGCCGCTGCAGTTCGGCAAGGTGGTGGAAGTGATCGTCATCGTGCTGGTGCCGGTGGCCATCGGCATGTGGCTGCGCACGGTGCGGCCGGGCTGGGCTTCGCGCAGCGAGAACCCCACCAAGATCTTCAGCATCATCGTGCTGGTCGTCGTGGCGGTGGGTGCGGTCGTCAAGGAATGGGCGGCGCTCAGCGGCGGCTTTGCCGCCATCGGCCCTGCGGTGCTGGCCTTTAACCTGGTGAGTTTGCTGGCGGGCTACTACGTCGCACGCGCCACAGGGCTGGACAAACCGATCTCGACCGCCATCAGCTACGAGATTGGCATCCACAACGCCACGCTGGCGATCTTCATCGCGCTGGCCGTGCTGAACAACTTCCAGCTGGCCCTGCCCGCGGCGATTTATTCGTTCAGCATGTATGTCACGGCCACGCTGTTTGGCTTGCTGGTGCTCAAGCGGAAACCAGCGCCAGCAGTAGCGAACGCCTAG
- a CDS encoding transglutaminase family protein, whose product MHTALIESLLEYEVNSTAHFLFNIETAFHDGHHVLEERLTITPSMKVRHFCDERSGNRFIRLDAPKGLLSINYRAQVELKPLAVPLHLDETPVTGVPDDVLRYLMPSRYCESDVMSRAAQQLFGQLPPGIGRVRAIENWIYESIYYLPGFSNSTTTAQEVFVQRAGVCRDFAHLGITMCRALNIPARLVVGYVHFDEPPQDFHAVFEAWLEDRWVLFDPTRMAPIDRLVRVGTGRDAKDVAFATIFGDVRMTRKELTVDEGDVTPPHADTAAPPTLTVVTA is encoded by the coding sequence ATGCACACTGCCCTGATTGAATCCTTGCTGGAATACGAGGTGAACAGCACGGCGCATTTCCTGTTCAACATCGAGACGGCCTTCCATGACGGCCACCATGTGCTGGAAGAGCGGCTGACGATCACGCCCAGCATGAAGGTGCGCCATTTTTGCGATGAGCGCAGCGGCAACCGCTTTATCCGGCTGGACGCGCCCAAGGGCCTGCTCAGCATCAATTACCGCGCGCAGGTGGAGCTCAAGCCCCTGGCGGTGCCGCTGCACCTGGACGAAACGCCGGTGACGGGCGTGCCCGACGATGTGCTGCGCTACCTGATGCCCAGCCGCTACTGCGAGTCCGACGTGATGAGCCGCGCGGCGCAGCAGCTCTTTGGCCAGCTGCCGCCCGGCATCGGCCGTGTGCGCGCCATCGAGAACTGGATTTACGAGTCGATTTATTACTTGCCCGGCTTCAGCAACTCAACGACCACGGCGCAAGAGGTGTTTGTGCAGCGCGCGGGTGTCTGCCGCGATTTTGCGCACCTGGGCATCACCATGTGCCGCGCCCTGAACATTCCGGCGCGGCTGGTGGTGGGCTATGTGCATTTTGACGAGCCGCCGCAGGACTTCCATGCCGTCTTCGAGGCCTGGCTGGAAGACCGTTGGGTGCTGTTTGACCCGACGCGCATGGCGCCGATCGACCGGCTGGTGCGCGTGGGCACCGGGCGCGACGCCAAAGACGTGGCCTTTGCCACCATCTTTGGCGATGTGCGCATGACGCGCAAGGAGCTGACGGTGGACGAAGGCGATGTGACGCCCCCGCACGCAGACACCGCCGCGCCGCCCACGCTGACGGTGGTGACTGCCTAG
- a CDS encoding DUF1328 family protein, protein MLKYAIIFAIISLIAGALGFGGVAAGAAGIAKILFGLFLILAVIFVVLAALGVGAAKKALK, encoded by the coding sequence ATGCTCAAGTACGCGATTATTTTTGCGATCATTTCCCTGATTGCCGGTGCCCTCGGCTTCGGCGGTGTGGCGGCGGGTGCGGCAGGCATTGCCAAGATCCTTTTCGGCCTGTTCCTGATTCTGGCGGTCATTTTTGTGGTGCTGGCCGCCTTGGGCGTGGGCGCCGCCAAAAAGGCGCTGAAGTAA
- a CDS encoding AsmA family protein, with amino-acid sequence MAKVFKWVVFLALGLMVLLAVVIFALHRWVSTEGFVERVEREATAALGVPVALDHVAVDVWPLPAVALSGISVQSKPAITVERVEVRPQWQPLLQGRLVVSTLLVRRAVLPQQGIDGVLLLLQKKKPAAAAAPAPAPSAAQPQSAQTARMDWLPRRTVLDEVTWISAAGARTTVQADARFGDDGLPDSVALKLLKGNLQGLEASLKREEAKAGAAGDEWALRVDVGGGKVEGTLGLKKVPSGSAARPGEELQLNGKLQTRDVEVSALTAPSKSLTGLLEAGTTLSSRAATTGALVDALQSQTTFTVRNAVLQGIDLAKAVKTVGLSRGGQTPLDTLAGQVHTQGKAAQLTNLVASSGALSATGNVAISPAKALSGQVSVNLAGDSKIGSAIGGAVGVPLMVGGTLDNPEVTLSRSALLGAAIGTVLMPGVGTGAGANLGNRIGDGIKGLFGK; translated from the coding sequence ATGGCAAAAGTTTTCAAATGGGTGGTGTTTCTGGCGCTGGGGCTGATGGTGCTGCTGGCGGTGGTGATTTTTGCGTTGCACCGGTGGGTCAGCACCGAGGGTTTCGTGGAGCGCGTGGAGCGCGAGGCGACAGCCGCACTGGGGGTGCCGGTGGCGCTGGACCATGTGGCGGTCGACGTCTGGCCGCTGCCGGCGGTGGCGCTCAGCGGCATTTCGGTGCAGAGCAAGCCGGCCATCACGGTCGAGCGCGTGGAAGTGCGGCCGCAGTGGCAGCCGCTGCTGCAGGGCCGGCTGGTGGTGTCGACCTTGCTGGTGCGCCGGGCGGTGCTGCCGCAGCAGGGCATAGACGGCGTCTTGCTGCTGTTGCAAAAGAAAAAACCGGCCGCCGCCGCTGCGCCCGCACCGGCCCCGTCCGCCGCGCAGCCGCAAAGCGCGCAGACTGCGCGAATGGACTGGCTGCCGCGCCGCACCGTGCTGGACGAGGTGACCTGGATCAGCGCCGCCGGTGCGCGCACCACGGTGCAGGCCGATGCCCGCTTCGGCGACGACGGGCTGCCCGACAGCGTGGCGCTCAAGCTGCTCAAGGGCAACCTGCAGGGCCTGGAGGCCAGCCTCAAACGGGAAGAGGCCAAAGCCGGCGCCGCCGGTGACGAATGGGCGCTGCGTGTCGACGTGGGCGGCGGCAAGGTCGAAGGCACGCTGGGGCTGAAGAAGGTGCCCTCAGGGTCAGCCGCCAGGCCCGGCGAGGAACTGCAGCTCAACGGCAAGCTGCAGACGCGCGACGTCGAGGTCTCGGCGCTGACGGCGCCCAGCAAGTCGCTGACCGGCCTGCTGGAGGCGGGCACCACGCTCAGCTCCCGTGCGGCGACGACGGGCGCGCTGGTCGATGCGCTGCAAAGCCAGACGACGTTTACCGTGCGCAATGCCGTGCTCCAGGGCATTGACCTGGCCAAGGCCGTGAAAACGGTGGGCCTGAGCCGCGGCGGCCAGACGCCGCTGGACACCCTGGCGGGCCAGGTGCACACCCAGGGCAAGGCGGCGCAGCTGACCAACCTGGTGGCGAGTTCGGGCGCGCTGAGCGCCACCGGCAATGTGGCGATTTCACCCGCCAAGGCGCTGAGCGGGCAGGTCAGCGTGAACCTGGCAGGCGACAGCAAGATCGGCAGTGCCATCGGCGGCGCGGTGGGGGTGCCGCTGATGGTGGGCGGTACGCTGGACAACCCGGAAGTCACGCTGTCGCGCTCGGCGCTGCTGGGCGCGGCCATCGGCACGGTGCTGATGCCGGGCGTGGGCACCGGCGCGGGCGCCAACCTGGGCAACCGTATCGGCGACGGGATTAAAGGTTTATTCGGCAAATAA
- the gstA gene encoding glutathione transferase GstA: MKLYYSPGACSLSPHITLHESGLKFEHVAAPTKTHQLEDGTDYYTINPLGYVPLLELDDGTRIAEGPAIVQYIADQVPEKKLAPANGTLERYKMQSWLTFIGTELHKGFSPLFNAATPAEYKTIVIDKLLSRLKWVDGQLAGKQYLMGDAFSVADPYLFTVTNWAPRVGVDISGFANIAAFRERMAARPAVQAAMKHEGLLK, from the coding sequence ATGAAGCTTTATTACTCCCCCGGCGCCTGCTCACTGTCACCCCACATCACGCTGCATGAGTCAGGCCTGAAGTTCGAACACGTGGCGGCGCCCACCAAAACCCACCAGCTGGAAGACGGCACCGACTACTACACCATCAACCCGCTGGGTTATGTGCCCCTGCTGGAGCTGGACGACGGCACCCGTATCGCCGAAGGCCCGGCCATCGTGCAGTACATCGCCGACCAGGTGCCCGAGAAAAAACTGGCGCCGGCCAACGGCACGCTGGAGCGCTACAAGATGCAGTCATGGCTGACCTTTATCGGCACCGAACTGCACAAGGGCTTCAGTCCGCTCTTCAACGCCGCCACGCCGGCCGAATACAAAACCATCGTGATCGACAAGCTGCTGTCGCGCCTCAAATGGGTGGACGGCCAGCTGGCCGGCAAGCAATACCTGATGGGCGACGCCTTCAGCGTGGCGGATCCTTACCTCTTTACGGTGACCAACTGGGCGCCGCGGGTGGGGGTGGATATTTCGGGGTTTGCGAATATTGCGGCGTTTCGGGAGCGGATGGCGGCCCGGCCGGCTGTTCAGGCCGCGATGAAACACGAAGGACTGCTGAAGTAA
- a CDS encoding alkene reductase gives MPTLFDSNKAGDLALANRIVMAPLTRNRSPNAIPTDLAPIYYGQRASAGLLITEATAVSHQGQGYADVPGLYGTEQLDAWKQVTHAVHEKGGKIVVQLWHVGRVSHNKLQPEGGKPVAPSAITAKTKTVLIEGGVPTFVETSEPRALTAAEIPGIVHTFAAAARNAVETAGFDGVEIHGANGYLLDQFLKDGSNKRTDDYGGSIENRARLLLEITRAVADAVGGGKTGIRLSPVTPANDVHDSAPQPLFEYVVKHLATLNLAYIHIIEGATGGPREIEDRPFDYKALKAAYRNAGGKGAWMVNNGYDQALAEQAVADGADLVAFGKPYIANPDLVERLRVKAPLNTPDKNTFYGGREKGYTDYPTLSN, from the coding sequence ATGCCCACCTTATTCGACTCCAACAAAGCCGGTGACCTGGCTCTTGCCAACCGCATCGTGATGGCGCCGCTGACGCGCAACCGCTCGCCCAACGCCATCCCGACGGACCTCGCCCCGATTTATTACGGCCAGCGCGCCAGCGCCGGGCTGCTGATCACCGAGGCCACCGCCGTCAGCCACCAGGGCCAGGGATATGCCGACGTGCCGGGCCTGTACGGCACCGAGCAGCTCGACGCCTGGAAACAAGTCACCCACGCGGTGCATGAAAAAGGCGGCAAGATCGTGGTGCAGCTCTGGCATGTGGGCCGTGTCTCGCACAACAAGCTGCAGCCCGAGGGCGGCAAACCGGTTGCGCCGTCGGCCATCACGGCCAAGACCAAAACGGTGCTGATCGAGGGCGGCGTGCCGACCTTTGTGGAAACCTCCGAGCCGCGCGCGCTCACCGCCGCCGAGATTCCCGGCATCGTGCACACCTTTGCCGCCGCGGCGCGCAATGCGGTCGAGACCGCCGGCTTTGACGGCGTCGAAATCCACGGCGCCAACGGCTATTTGCTCGACCAGTTCCTCAAAGACGGCAGCAACAAGCGCACCGACGACTACGGCGGCAGCATCGAAAACCGCGCCCGCCTGCTGCTGGAAATCACCCGCGCCGTGGCCGACGCGGTGGGCGGCGGCAAGACCGGCATCCGCCTGTCGCCCGTTACGCCCGCCAACGACGTGCATGACAGCGCTCCGCAGCCGCTGTTTGAGTACGTGGTCAAACACCTCGCCACGCTGAACCTGGCCTACATCCACATCATTGAAGGCGCCACCGGCGGCCCGCGTGAAATCGAAGACCGGCCGTTTGACTACAAGGCGCTCAAAGCTGCCTACCGCAACGCGGGCGGCAAGGGCGCGTGGATGGTCAACAACGGCTACGACCAGGCTCTGGCAGAACAAGCCGTGGCCGACGGCGCCGACCTGGTGGCTTTCGGCAAGCCCTACATCGCCAACCCGGATCTGGTGGAGCGCCTGCGCGTGAAAGCGCCGCTCAACACGCCCGACAAAAACACCTTCTACGGCGGCCGCGAAAAAGGCTACACCGACTACCCGACGCTATCGAATTAA
- a CDS encoding autotransporter domain-containing protein, with product MKNVRRFRPLPVVVALQALFAFPAHAQFTVNPGVTDTAGKTLAGAAGVVLGGGTLTTSGATSAITVNAGTSTITNAGTISQTGTGRTIDANTGTPNLTITNNLGGLITAIGGEVIRVNRAPGSYIINNQGTIWQMSTTPGGSRAIKADAAFTSTNNQVINGSASNRAAIIRSDANDAIRLGSNFTLTNYGSIFSTGVVNTSCPDYLKTPVNLCAADLSAADGVAIENGRSNVVILNYGSITGPRHGVDGGDPVAAAADANLAGVDRLIVTATGPNGVTFDKVVGGVTTSGVKIVNPVVINFAGGTLTGNNGSGVGLDGHGVVINYGTITGKYAGAGKVYDHEGLGRTTSNGDGDGVDIDGIAYVENYGRIEGLGAGGFDSGGNPNGADGIAAGGGTIINHAGAVIFGQSKGILVDDGANGTAVAARRGTATATGGIAKIFNEGTITAEKGTAIGLVGNFNDSITNYATGVITGGKDSVRVDQNGSTTPAAAIQMGDGDDTLINYGRIEGKNGMAIDMGAGNDTTSLFGGVIIGTIDGGAGTDTLETGGTQTFAAGTVTGFENFTVRNGSTTFNYGLGPVANVQVDSGASLQVNGALALSGNLTVNGTFKASAGTELRPITVAGTFAQGATGVLETGLGAGNLADKISVTGAATIANGATIRPVPRGYVNNGAYTVMSAAGGLTATPASLVVANTALVNYTLGRTGNDLVVNAQRATTLGAVTPSGLGSMGAALEVLGQSGNAGAASVFAALDALPTTQAVGDALSQLAPDTSRTAQQASQLAAGTLFSALEGRMDSARSGPLAQAATGLSAGDGASRRSWVQGTGSQGTQDARAGAPAYKLHAYGVAAGLETDRSANEVMGMSLAYTQAGTDGKGNAQGDEVRVNAATLGGYFSQTNDGMTLDASVLLGYNSYKSERRVSFGGFTETAKGDYKGWQAGGRVEAGFPFAINPSWSGRWLVGGRVGYLATDGYTETGSAAAQRVGSSSATSLQSVLGTELTHTLADNSSLQLRARYLHEFSNSPDVKASFVAGGPGFTMAGTRPGRDALQLGIGWRKVTAQGVTISLRYDAEVKANYLAHQLSARAIWSF from the coding sequence ATGAAAAACGTTCGCCGGTTTCGCCCTCTCCCTGTTGTCGTGGCCTTGCAGGCCCTCTTCGCCTTTCCGGCACACGCCCAATTCACTGTCAACCCCGGCGTCACTGACACCGCCGGCAAAACCCTCGCAGGCGCGGCAGGCGTCGTCCTCGGCGGCGGCACGCTAACCACCAGCGGCGCCACCAGTGCGATCACCGTCAACGCCGGCACCTCGACCATCACCAACGCCGGCACCATCAGCCAGACCGGCACCGGCCGCACCATCGACGCCAACACCGGCACGCCCAACCTCACCATCACCAACAACCTCGGCGGGCTGATCACCGCCATCGGCGGCGAAGTGATACGGGTGAACCGTGCGCCCGGCAGCTACATCATCAACAACCAGGGCACCATCTGGCAGATGAGCACCACGCCCGGCGGCAGCCGCGCCATCAAGGCCGACGCGGCCTTTACCTCGACCAACAACCAGGTCATCAACGGCTCCGCCAGCAACAGGGCCGCCATCATCCGCTCCGACGCCAACGACGCGATCCGCCTGGGCAGCAACTTCACGCTCACCAATTACGGCAGCATCTTTTCCACCGGTGTCGTCAACACCAGCTGTCCCGACTACCTGAAAACGCCGGTGAACCTGTGCGCTGCCGACCTCTCGGCCGCGGATGGCGTGGCGATTGAAAACGGCCGCTCCAATGTCGTCATCCTCAACTACGGCAGCATCACCGGCCCGCGCCACGGCGTTGACGGCGGCGACCCGGTCGCCGCGGCGGCCGATGCCAACCTGGCCGGCGTGGACCGCCTCATCGTCACCGCCACCGGCCCGAACGGCGTGACCTTCGACAAGGTCGTCGGCGGCGTCACCACCTCGGGCGTGAAGATCGTCAACCCTGTCGTCATCAACTTCGCCGGCGGCACGCTGACCGGCAACAACGGCTCGGGCGTGGGCCTGGACGGCCACGGCGTCGTCATCAACTACGGCACCATCACCGGCAAGTACGCCGGCGCCGGCAAGGTGTATGACCACGAAGGCCTGGGCCGCACGACCAGCAACGGCGACGGCGACGGTGTGGACATCGACGGCATCGCCTACGTCGAGAACTACGGCCGCATCGAAGGCCTGGGCGCGGGCGGCTTCGACTCGGGGGGCAACCCCAACGGCGCCGACGGCATTGCCGCGGGCGGCGGCACCATCATCAACCACGCCGGCGCGGTGATCTTCGGGCAGTCCAAGGGCATCCTGGTCGACGACGGCGCCAACGGCACGGCGGTTGCGGCGCGGCGCGGCACCGCCACGGCCACCGGCGGCATCGCCAAGATCTTCAACGAAGGCACGATCACCGCCGAAAAAGGCACGGCCATCGGCCTGGTCGGCAACTTCAACGACAGCATCACCAACTACGCCACCGGCGTGATCACCGGCGGCAAAGATTCCGTGCGCGTCGACCAGAACGGCAGCACCACACCGGCAGCGGCGATCCAGATGGGCGACGGCGACGACACCCTCATCAACTACGGCCGCATCGAAGGCAAGAACGGCATGGCCATCGACATGGGCGCCGGCAACGACACCACCTCGCTCTTCGGCGGCGTCATCATCGGCACCATCGACGGCGGCGCGGGCACCGACACGCTGGAGACCGGCGGCACGCAGACTTTCGCAGCGGGCACCGTCACCGGCTTTGAAAACTTCACCGTGCGCAACGGCAGCACCACCTTCAACTACGGCCTGGGCCCGGTGGCGAATGTGCAGGTCGACAGCGGCGCCAGCCTGCAGGTCAACGGCGCACTGGCGCTGTCGGGCAACCTCACCGTCAACGGCACCTTCAAGGCGTCGGCAGGCACCGAGCTGCGCCCCATCACCGTCGCCGGCACCTTCGCGCAGGGCGCCACCGGCGTGCTGGAGACCGGCCTGGGCGCCGGCAACCTCGCCGACAAGATCAGCGTCACCGGCGCCGCCACCATTGCCAACGGCGCCACCATCCGCCCGGTTCCGCGCGGCTATGTCAACAACGGCGCCTACACCGTGATGTCGGCCGCCGGCGGCCTGACCGCCACGCCCGCCAGCCTGGTCGTGGCCAACACCGCATTGGTCAACTACACGCTGGGCCGAACCGGCAACGACCTGGTGGTGAACGCGCAGCGCGCCACCACCCTGGGCGCCGTCACGCCGTCCGGCCTGGGCAGCATGGGCGCCGCGCTGGAAGTACTGGGCCAAAGCGGCAACGCCGGCGCCGCCAGCGTGTTCGCCGCGCTGGATGCGCTGCCCACCACACAAGCCGTCGGCGATGCGCTGTCGCAACTCGCGCCCGACACCAGCCGCACCGCCCAGCAAGCCTCGCAGCTCGCGGCAGGAACGCTCTTTTCAGCGCTGGAAGGCCGCATGGACTCGGCGCGCTCCGGCCCGCTGGCGCAGGCCGCCACCGGCCTTTCTGCCGGTGACGGCGCCAGCCGCCGCAGCTGGGTGCAGGGCACAGGCAGCCAGGGCACGCAAGACGCACGCGCGGGCGCGCCCGCCTACAAGCTCCATGCCTACGGCGTGGCCGCCGGCCTGGAGACGGACCGCTCGGCCAACGAAGTCATGGGCATGTCGCTGGCCTACACCCAGGCCGGCACAGACGGCAAGGGCAACGCACAGGGCGACGAGGTCCGCGTCAACGCCGCCACGCTGGGCGGCTACTTCAGCCAGACAAATGACGGCATGACGCTGGATGCGTCGGTGCTGCTCGGCTACAACAGCTACAAGAGCGAGCGCCGGGTGAGCTTCGGCGGCTTCACCGAAACCGCCAAGGGCGATTACAAGGGCTGGCAGGCAGGCGGCCGTGTCGAGGCGGGCTTTCCCTTCGCCATCAACCCGTCGTGGTCCGGCCGCTGGCTGGTGGGCGGCCGCGTCGGCTACCTGGCCACCGACGGCTACACCGAAACCGGCAGCGCCGCCGCCCAGCGTGTGGGCTCCAGCAGCGCCACCAGCCTGCAGTCCGTGCTGGGCACGGAGCTGACGCACACGCTGGCCGACAACAGCTCGCTGCAACTGCGCGCGCGTTACCTGCACGAGTTCTCCAACTCGCCAGACGTGAAGGCCTCGTTTGTGGCCGGCGGGCCGGGCTTCACCATGGCGGGCACACGGCCGGGCCGCGACGCGCTGCAGCTCGGCATCGGCTGGCGCAAAGTCACCGCGCAAGGCGTGACCATCTCGCTGCGCTACGACGCCGAAGTCAAGGCCAACTACCTCGCCCATCAGCTCTCGGCCCGCGCCATCTGGTCGTTCTAA
- a CDS encoding alpha/beta fold hydrolase — MKPRLAMTALLSAGLVVLATLAGCATTSPEARLQSALALAAPAGWQASRIPASGFQLLALHPKPKPTAELAVFIEGDGFAWVDPRTPSADPTPRDPVALRMALAERLRTSAYLARPCQFDPSITEGRCRTGHWTQARYSPEIIAAMDEGVSRLKKMFDAERLVLVGYSGGGTVAALLAARRQDVSLLVTVAAVLDHQAWTRAHRISALEGSLNPMDEWARLQGLRQIHFTGSEDRIAGRAAVQAFADRFAGRPVASRDPAPVELLDVQGFNHSCCWAEQWARLSP, encoded by the coding sequence ATGAAGCCGCGCCTTGCCATGACAGCCCTGCTTTCTGCGGGCCTCGTGGTGCTGGCCACCCTCGCAGGCTGCGCCACGACCAGCCCCGAGGCGCGGTTGCAATCTGCGCTGGCGCTGGCGGCGCCCGCAGGCTGGCAGGCCAGCCGCATCCCGGCCTCAGGTTTTCAGCTGCTGGCCCTGCACCCCAAGCCCAAGCCCACCGCCGAGCTGGCCGTGTTTATTGAAGGCGACGGTTTTGCCTGGGTGGACCCGCGCACGCCGTCGGCCGACCCGACGCCGCGCGACCCGGTGGCCCTGCGCATGGCGCTGGCCGAGCGCTTGCGCACCAGCGCCTACCTGGCCCGCCCCTGCCAGTTCGACCCCTCGATCACCGAAGGCCGCTGCCGCACCGGCCACTGGACACAGGCCCGCTACTCACCGGAAATCATTGCCGCCATGGACGAAGGCGTTTCCAGGCTCAAAAAAATGTTCGACGCCGAGCGGCTTGTGCTGGTGGGGTATTCGGGTGGCGGCACGGTCGCCGCACTGCTGGCCGCGCGGCGCCAGGATGTGTCGCTGCTGGTGACCGTGGCCGCCGTGCTGGACCACCAGGCCTGGACACGCGCGCACCGCATTTCGGCGCTGGAGGGTTCGCTCAATCCGATGGACGAATGGGCCCGCCTGCAGGGCCTGCGGCAAATCCATTTCACCGGCAGTGAAGACCGCATTGCCGGCAGGGCGGCGGTACAGGCTTTTGCCGACCGCTTTGCGGGCCGCCCTGTTGCTTCCAGAGACCCGGCCCCGGTCGAGCTCCTCGACGTTCAGGGTTTCAATCACAGCTGCTGCTGGGCCGAACAATGGGCCCGGCTTTCGCCTTGA
- the thiE gene encoding thiamine phosphate synthase has product MTTDAFAPLTSPIGFYPVVPDAAWVRRLLGWGVRTIQLRIKAADHDAEEIAWEVRTAIEAGREVPGAQVFINDHWQLALQHGAYGVHLGQEDLDTADIAALRDAGIRLGLSTHTPAELARAKAVQPSYLAIGPVYPTTLKVMPYEPVGLERLKVWAQDAAPYPVVAIGGISLALMPGVIACGVDGVAVVSAVTLAQDPAQAARQGSAMFSR; this is encoded by the coding sequence ATGACGACAGACGCATTCGCACCACTCACCAGCCCCATCGGCTTTTACCCCGTCGTGCCTGACGCCGCCTGGGTGCGGCGCCTGCTGGGCTGGGGCGTGCGCACTATCCAGTTGCGCATCAAGGCGGCGGACCACGACGCGGAAGAAATCGCGTGGGAAGTCCGCACCGCGATTGAAGCCGGGCGTGAAGTGCCGGGCGCGCAAGTCTTCATCAACGACCACTGGCAACTGGCGCTGCAGCACGGCGCGTACGGCGTACACCTGGGCCAGGAAGACCTGGACACGGCCGACATCGCCGCGCTGCGCGATGCGGGCATACGCCTGGGCCTGAGCACCCACACACCGGCCGAGCTGGCGCGCGCCAAGGCCGTGCAGCCGTCTTACCTGGCGATAGGCCCGGTCTACCCGACGACGCTCAAGGTCATGCCTTATGAGCCGGTGGGGCTGGAGCGCCTGAAAGTTTGGGCCCAGGACGCGGCGCCTTACCCTGTGGTGGCGATTGGCGGGATCTCGCTGGCGTTGATGCCCGGCGTGATCGCTTGCGGTGTGGATGGCGTGGCAGTCGTTAGCGCGGTGACGCTGGCTCAAGACCCGGCGCAGGCGGCGCGGCAGGGCAGCGCGATGTTTTCGCGCTAA
- a CDS encoding thiazole synthase, which yields MDTPAASSIAHGQPWTVAGTTISSRFFLGTSHYPSPQVMSDAVRASGTEVLTVGLRRLQPESGGGNSFWQRIQALGCHILPNTAGCHSAEEAITLAQMAREIFGTTWIKLEVVGDDYTLQPDTHGTVHAATVLAKEGFAVFAYTTDDLVIAQRLRDAGCAAVMPWAAPIGTGRGPLNPFALETMRRRLPDTVLVVDAGLGRPSHAAAVMELGFDAVLLNTAVAQAGDPVRMARAFADGVAAGRAAYESTPMPERAAAQASTPTVGVPFWHAP from the coding sequence ATGGACACACCTGCTGCATCTTCCATCGCCCACGGCCAACCCTGGACCGTCGCCGGCACCACCATCTCGAGCCGTTTCTTTCTCGGCACCTCGCACTACCCCTCGCCGCAAGTGATGAGCGACGCAGTGCGCGCCAGCGGCACCGAGGTGCTGACGGTGGGCCTGCGCCGCCTGCAGCCTGAAAGCGGCGGCGGCAACAGTTTCTGGCAGCGCATCCAGGCGCTGGGCTGCCACATACTGCCCAACACGGCGGGTTGCCACAGCGCTGAAGAAGCCATCACGCTGGCGCAGATGGCGCGCGAGATTTTCGGCACGACCTGGATCAAGCTGGAAGTGGTGGGCGACGACTACACACTGCAGCCCGACACGCACGGCACGGTGCATGCGGCCACGGTGCTGGCCAAAGAGGGCTTTGCCGTGTTTGCCTATACGACGGACGACCTGGTGATCGCCCAGCGCCTGCGCGATGCGGGCTGTGCGGCGGTGATGCCCTGGGCCGCGCCCATTGGCACCGGCCGCGGGCCGCTGAATCCTTTTGCGCTGGAAACCATGCGCCGCCGCCTGCCCGACACGGTGCTGGTGGTGGACGCGGGCCTGGGCCGGCCCTCGCATGCGGCGGCGGTGATGGAACTGGGCTTTGACGCCGTGCTGCTGAACACCGCGGTGGCGCAAGCGGGTGACCCGGTCCGCATGGCGCGCGCTTTTGCCGACGGCGTGGCGGCGGGCCGGGCGGCGTATGAGTCCACGCCCATGCCTGAGCGTGCGGCAGCGCAAGCTTCGACACCGACAGTCGGCGTTCCTTTCTGGCACGCACCTTAA